A genome region from Candidatus Binataceae bacterium includes the following:
- a CDS encoding metal/formaldehyde-sensitive transcriptional repressor, with product MGHTIKEKNKLLARVRRVRGQIEAVERALADERGCTDVLHLVVAARGAMNSLMAKIIADHVRMHVVDPARERGSARAQGAQELIDVVQAYLK from the coding sequence GTGGGCCACACGATCAAGGAAAAAAACAAGCTGCTCGCCAGAGTCCGCCGCGTGCGCGGACAGATCGAGGCGGTCGAGCGCGCGCTCGCAGACGAACGGGGTTGCACCGACGTGCTTCACCTGGTGGTCGCGGCGCGCGGCGCGATGAACAGCCTGATGGCCAAGATCATCGCCGATCACGTCCGCATGCACGTCGTCGATCCGGCGCGCGAACGCGGCTCCGCCCGCGCCCAGGGCGCGCAGGAGCTGATCGACGTAGTGCAGGCTTACCTCAAGTAG
- a CDS encoding cation-translocating P-type ATPase yields the protein MEPSAPIIDIAAIAAGESLDLRAPGDAGERPAGEPPLGRVEAARIAIVALSAAAVWLRLWEPFASVSLIGAAGVAIGGWPIFREGAENLAARRMTMELSMAIAIAAAAAISEYTTALVITFFVLVAEVLEGLTVSRGRRAIRDLLDCLPRMVIVRRAGAMREAPAGELRSGDSVLVNPGGAVPVDGVVLSGHSFVDQARITGESMPVEKLPGAAVFAGTINQSGALEIRAERIGRDTSYGKIIEAVEQAERSRAPVQQLADRLAGYLVYFALGAAALTLLVTGDFRSTISVVIVAGACGIAAGTPLAILGGIGRAARLGAIVKGGLYLETLGRVQTVVLDKTGTLTFGRPEVQAVVPAAGVSETDLIVAAASAEMRSEHPIGKAIVARALSERRSIREPERFDYRPGRGVRAVADGAAILVGNRALLNEHGIEFPRTAPAEADGLAQVFVTRAGQFMGTIFVADTIRPEARRAVEAFGATGIRTILLTGDAGSVAEAVAGALGIGEVEGELLPEAKLARIKRLVADGLAVAMVGDGVNDAPALAEASVGVAMGSGTEVARESADVVLLGDDLKKFAETLEIARWTRRIIFQNFAGTIAIDTVGIALAAAGLINPPLAAFVHVASELAFMLNSARLLPPKS from the coding sequence ATGGAACCGTCCGCACCGATCATCGATATCGCCGCGATCGCCGCGGGCGAATCGCTCGACCTCCGCGCGCCGGGCGACGCCGGCGAGCGTCCGGCCGGAGAGCCTCCGCTCGGCCGGGTCGAGGCGGCGCGGATTGCAATCGTGGCGCTCAGCGCCGCCGCGGTCTGGCTTCGTCTGTGGGAGCCGTTTGCGAGCGTCAGCCTGATCGGCGCGGCCGGCGTCGCAATCGGCGGATGGCCGATCTTCAGGGAAGGCGCCGAAAATCTCGCCGCGCGGCGGATGACGATGGAGCTCTCAATGGCGATCGCAATCGCCGCCGCCGCCGCGATCTCCGAGTACACAACCGCCCTAGTCATCACCTTCTTCGTGCTCGTCGCCGAGGTGCTGGAGGGCTTGACGGTCTCGCGCGGACGGCGGGCGATCCGGGATCTGCTGGATTGTCTGCCGCGCATGGTGATCGTGCGCCGTGCGGGCGCGATGCGCGAGGCGCCGGCGGGCGAACTCCGGAGCGGTGATTCGGTGCTGGTCAATCCCGGCGGCGCGGTGCCGGTGGACGGCGTGGTCCTGAGCGGCCATTCATTCGTCGATCAGGCGCGAATCACGGGCGAGTCGATGCCGGTCGAGAAGCTTCCCGGCGCGGCCGTGTTCGCCGGCACGATCAATCAATCGGGGGCGCTGGAAATCCGCGCCGAACGGATCGGCCGCGATACCAGCTACGGCAAGATCATCGAGGCGGTGGAGCAAGCCGAGCGCTCGCGCGCGCCGGTCCAGCAACTGGCCGATCGCCTGGCCGGTTACCTGGTATATTTCGCGCTCGGCGCGGCCGCGCTCACGCTCCTCGTGACGGGCGACTTCCGCTCGACTATCTCGGTGGTGATCGTCGCCGGCGCATGCGGCATCGCCGCGGGTACGCCGCTCGCGATCCTCGGCGGTATCGGGCGCGCGGCGCGTCTGGGCGCGATCGTTAAGGGCGGGCTGTACCTCGAGACACTCGGCCGTGTGCAAACCGTGGTCCTCGACAAGACCGGCACCCTCACTTTCGGCCGTCCCGAGGTGCAGGCCGTCGTTCCCGCCGCCGGCGTCTCCGAGACCGATCTGATAGTCGCGGCGGCGTCGGCCGAGATGCGCTCCGAGCATCCGATCGGCAAGGCGATCGTCGCGCGCGCGCTGTCCGAGCGTCGCTCGATCCGCGAGCCGGAGCGTTTCGATTACCGCCCGGGGCGCGGCGTCAGGGCCGTGGCCGACGGAGCCGCGATTCTCGTCGGCAACCGCGCGCTGCTGAACGAGCATGGGATCGAGTTTCCGCGCACCGCGCCGGCCGAAGCAGACGGCCTGGCACAGGTCTTCGTCACCCGCGCCGGGCAATTCATGGGGACGATTTTCGTCGCCGACACGATTCGTCCCGAAGCGCGGCGCGCGGTCGAGGCCTTTGGCGCCACGGGAATCCGGACGATCCTGCTCACCGGCGACGCTGGTTCCGTGGCCGAAGCCGTGGCGGGTGCGCTCGGGATCGGCGAAGTCGAGGGCGAACTTTTGCCCGAAGCCAAGCTCGCCCGGATCAAGCGGCTCGTCGCCGACGGATTGGCGGTTGCGATGGTCGGCGACGGAGTCAACGACGCGCCTGCGCTCGCGGAGGCGAGCGTGGGCGTGGCGATGGGTTCAGGCACCGAGGTCGCGCGCGAGAGCGCAGACGTGGTGCTGCTCGGCGACGATCTTAAGAAGTTCGCCGAAACGCTCGAGATCGCGCGTTGGACGCGCAGAATCATTTTTCAGAATTTCGCCGGAACGATCGCGATCGACACCGTCGGTATCGCGTTGGCGGCGGCCGGGCTGATCAATCCACCGCTCGCGGCGTTCGTTCACGTCGCTTCCGAACTTGCCTTCATGCTCAACTCGGCGCGCCTGCTGCCGCCGAAGTCCTAG